In Bacillus weihaiensis, the genomic stretch TTAGTAGGCTTTTCTCCTAGAAAAGCAAAAATAAGTTTATATTTTGCAACTGGCGATTCAAAACGAGAAGAACTACTTGAAAAGTTCGGTAAGCACACAAGTGGTAAAGCATGTGTTTACATCAATAAAATGGCCGACATTGATATTGAAATACTAAAACAGCTAATTACTCAATCCGTTGATTTCTTAACAAATCTTTACCCAGAAAAAAGCTAGCTCCTAAATCAAAAAACTACTAGCAATAAACAACAGATATAAAATCTAAAAAACTTGAACTATTAGGTAAGACATTCATTAATCTAAACCTAATAGTTCGGTTATATGATGGAGTGTAAGACACCCGTCCGATCACCATAACGGTCAACCTTTGTTTTTACTTTTTCTTTTTGTTTAAAATCAAGTCTAAGTATAGCTGACATTTTTGATTAAAGTCTGAAAAATCAATGGATGTTAAATCTGAAATTTGCTTTAAACGATAATTCAATGTGTTTGGATGAATAAACATTTGTTCTGCAGTTGGTTTTGATTTACAGTTATTGACCAGGTAATATTCTAGCGTTTTGACGAGCTCTGTTTGACTTTCTCGGTCCTTCGCTTGTAGAATTTGTATATTTTTGTTTTCGTAATCAATTTTTTTGTTTTTCTCAATCATGACGTCAAGGTACCGAAAAACACCTAGCTTATCATATTCATATGGAACATTCTCTTGGGTTTCGAGCTCTTCTGCGATGTTTATTACTTCTAACGCTTCTACGTAGCTCGTATTTAAAGACATGAGATTTTGATATTCATTCCCTACTCCAATATATAAGTTGGAATAACGCTTTTCATCAAAGTTAGTTAAGAGATTTTCAATAATTTGTTGGGATGCCTCATTAGGTGAATATTTCAAAGAATAGCACCCGACAATGATGATAATGTTCGATTGATTGATAAGAGCATGGCTAGTATTATCCTTTAAGTTTAAATAGGAGCGAATCGTCTCCTTCAACTCTTCTACAAGCTCAAGATCCGCATCAACTGCATTTACGACCATTACAGTAAAAATGGATGGCAGCACTATATCATATTGCGTTGCTTCCCATTTAAATTCCTTCTCACTCTTATACTCATTATTAATTGCTTTTCTGAAGACATTCTCAACTTCCTCGGCCTTTTTTAGCTTAAGCTTATTTTTCTTATGAATCATCTTCCCCACATGTATGGATGCCTTATCAAGAAAAGTCATTTCTTCAGGTGTAAGCTGCTCGTTTATTTCCTGTATCCATAGATAGCCCATAATCGTCTCTTGATATCTTGTACTTACAACTACTCGCTGATTTAATCCAATATCTTTCATTTGATGAATGCGAAACGGTTTTACCATTGTTTTTACTTGATCAATAATCCCCGTTTCTACAAATACTTCAAAAATAGGTAGAGGACATTTTTTTGAAAATATGGTTTGTTGGTTAGCTAAGTCAAAATGATCGACATAATACGAGTTATATGCGAGTAAGAAAAATTGATCATCCTCTAAAATTACTGGTTTTTTTAATTCATTGCTTATAAAATTCACAATCTCATCTAAATCAGATAGTGAGAGGACCCGTTCCAATAACTCTTCCATATCTATACACCTTACTTTGTTAGTTTAGTTATCATTATCATACTTCCCATTCTAAAGATTGTATAGTTTGTAAGAGAGAAAACGTTACATTGTTTTGTATAACATACAAAAAGAGTAGACAAATTCTTATCTACTCTTTTAAAAGGCTCTTTACGTAATTTTTTGAAAGCAATGTTTTAGATTAAATTAATTTTGTTCGCCTTCGTTCTCTACAATTACATCTTTAATTGATTCTTCATCATGCTTCTTTTCATTAATTGAGATATGATGATGCGTATTGTTTGAACGGTTTACATAGGACTTTAACAGTTCAGACATATCAATACCTGTCATTTCCTTAAGGGGCTCTTGCATATCTACCATGGTTTTTGTAATGCTTTTTCCAAAGGAGGAAATGCCATTGCTGTTTCCTGAATCGATGATTTTGACTGATTCAATGTTATTTAATGGCTGTGCAATTTTCTCAGCAAAGACTGGTAGCATCTCAATGAGTTTTTCCGTGATAATGACATCACCGTGTTTCTCCATTGCTTCTGCTAATAATTTACGTGCCTCTGCTTCTGCCTTACCTCGTTCACGAATAACATCCGCTTCAGCCGAACCTTCTTCTCTTCGAATCTTAGCTTTCGCTTCCCCATCAATTTCTGCTTTACGTGCTTCCGCTTCTGCTTTTTTCGTCGTTTCATAATAATCAGCGTCTGCTTTCGCTTTACGAACCTTACTTTCCTCTTCCTCAAGCTTTACTGCTCGCTCACGCTCTAAGAATTGTAAAGTTAATTCTTCCTCTTTGATTTCTTTTGAGAGCTTTGCTTTTTCTAATTCATAAGATTGTTCTGATTTAGCTCTAGCACGCTCGGTTTCTTCTTTAAAAGCAGCATCTTTAATATCTTTTTCCTTTTTCGACTCTGCAACAGCAATTTGACGCTTATATTCCTCTTCTTTTGCTTCTTGATCTGTTTGAGCTCTGTGGATACGAGTTTCTCTCTCACTATTTGCTTCGGCAATTTCTGCAAGCTTTCTAACTTCCGCTATACGTGGTCGACCTAAATTCTCTAAATAGCCATTCTCTTCATCTGCATCACGTAAATCAGTTAAACCTAACGATGTAATTTTAAAGCCCATTAAATCAAGCTGCTTTTGAGCAACCTCTGACACATCATGGTTAAACTTCTCTCGATCACTATTAATATCTTCAACTGTCATTTTTGATAGGATAGCACGTAAATTACTTCCTAGTACTTCAATAATTTCTGACTCAATTTCCTCTTGCTCTTTTCCTAAAAATTGTTCAGCATAGTTTGCTATACCATTTAACGTATCTGCTACTTTAACCATAGCTACTGCATCAGCTACAATCGGTACGCCACCATTTGTATAAACCCTTGGAGTTGCTAGCTTCAGTTGAAAAGAAGTAAGGTTAACAGGAGTTGCCGTTTGAAATCGTCGTAAACGATAACCTCCGCCACGAATAATCTTCATCGAACGGCCTTCTTGATCTGTGAAAATATTTGTTTCCTTTTCAGGGTCTCCTAATTTAGGTCCTGTAATAATTAATGCTTGGTTCGAACGAGCAGTACGGTAGCGAAACCTCACCCAAAAGAAGTAAGCTACACCTGCAATCACTGCAATAATAAGGATTGGTAGTAAAATCATAATAGTGCCAATAAAATTAAACATGTAACACATTCCTCCTGTCTTTATATGTGGGAAGTAACTAGTTATCTTCATTATGTAATACGACTACAACCGACAGAAGTTTCATAGTTTTGTAAATATTTCTTACTCTTTTCTTTTCCTCATTAATTGAATCAATTTCATCATTGCTTATTTTAAAGAACACAGACCTACAGAATGTTAAATACTTTTAAATTCTTGCTAATTTCGTAAACTTGTGGCTATTAATCAAGTGTCCTGTCTGGTTGAATTCCGCTCCAGTTGCTCCCTTTTTAGCGGGGCGGGCGGTAAGCCTCCTTGGCGTAAACGCCTGTGGGGTCTCACCTGTCCCACTCCTCCCGCTGGAGTCTCGCACTTCCGCTCCATTCAACCTTAATCAGTTTTCGTTCAAAGAACCTATTTAAAGGCAACAATCTCTTAGAAAAGAGCTCAGATTTTTAAATCCTAAACAGATTGTTGCTGATTTAACATGGCACTGATACGATCTGCAGCCAATTTTGATTCATTATACACAAGATGAACCAAATCAAAATGTACGTTCTCTCGCTTTCCTGTTCGATAACGAACCTGGTTCAATACGAAATACTCTTTTAAATAGGCAATAACTCGTTCAACGGCCGTTCTCTGCTGAAAGCTTAGAGCTGGGGCAATATAACGCCGTAAATCAGTTGTGATTTTCACTTTATAAACCTTTTGACAGAGAGAATCCTCTACTATAGGACACTCACGGCACTCTTTTGGTCGTGTGTACTTTAACATTTCATGCTTCGAATCATAACTATCATATCAATAAAAACGTTCTCCAACACAAGTCGGAGCGAAGTGTTTATCGAACCCAATGGGTTTGGGGAGGTACTCCTTTTTTTATATTGTGAAAGCCTTGTGACCATTGGATTGTGACTTATGAAATTGATTCAATTGAGAAAAAATTATAATTACTGTCGAAATCTTCCTGTATACTAGTGGGAGAAATGATTTCAAAGGAGAATCTAACTATGATTCCATCTATACTTGAGTTTACAAACCATTTAAATGATAACGGTGGTGGACATATTCTTTACTTTACAGATGAAGTAGACGAATATGTTAAAAATGCAGTGGATTTTATCGTTACAGGAGTAAAAAATGGGGAATATGTTCTCTTTGTAGAGAATGATCCAATTACTCGATTAGTTTCAACTAACTTAAACAATGTATTATCTAATCAAGAATTAGAAAAAATCCAATTCATTAATAACTTTGATTTTTACTGTTCAACAGGAAATTTTCACATCATGACAATCCTTACCTATTTTTTTGATACGTTAGATCCTTATTTTAATCAAAACGTAAAAATAAGATGTTGGGGACATGTCGAATGGCCAACCCATCAACATGTAGATCAAGCTTTAAAAGAATTTGAATTTGAAATCGATCGTTTGATGCCAGAGATGGACATTATTGGGATATGTGCTTACAATCGAGATCGCTTAACTAAAGAGACACAGCAAGAGCTGATGACCTGTCACGGGTATTTTATGACAGATCAGGACATTGGGAAGCTTGTACACGAAGATGGTACTACAAAAAGAGTCTTTTAACCTCTGTTCGCCCAATTTCCTCACCATTTACTGTAGACACATCTTCAATGTGAGTCACAATAGTCTTTTATGCTTAAATGAATCAATCCCCCTTCACATCTCTTTAGTGAAACTTTTTGATTGGTTATTTTTTGGTGGAATCGTCTTAATTTTTTTTATGAAATAATAATGCTTATACAAGGCAAGAAGGAGTAGAATAATTTTTATAAAAAGATAGTCAATATAAAAAATAGAAATGAGAATACAAAGATCCGCTATACAGTTTATCCTTATCTTCTCTTTTCTCGTCATGCCCGTCTTGAGCAGGATGGGCTCTACATATTTACTATAGATGGATGTGTTTTTGAACCAGGTATCCATTTTTTTAGAGCTCTTAGCAAAACAAAAGGCAGCAAATAGATAAAATGGGCCACCTGGTAAAACCGGAAGAATTGTTCCAGCAATACCCATACCGAGAGAGAATAATCCGATAATAAAAAAAGCAATACTTCTTATTTTCTTCATGATTTTCATATGTTTGTTAACCCCTATACAGATCTATTATTACGTACCATTGTACTATAGATAATGAGGATTGTCGTTTAATTGAATATATTTGAACAACCCTCTTCATTAAGCAATGTGAATATGTATCGGACTTTTTTGGTCTTTAGTAATGAGAGTGACAGGTAAGAGACTCCTGCGGAAGAAGCGTGTCAAAGGGAGCCTCAGACCGTCTGAGGAAAATAGCTAGTGTTTGCTAAAGAAAGGAAGATCTTATGAACTCCTACAATGTAAAAGCTTTTGATTTGCTAAATAACTCACAGTACTCCCCCACTTTTGCCTATTCAGTTGTAGAAGAACGAATAAAAGGGCAGATTCACTATGATTCCTTAGGACAGGCAGCCATTATAGGGACAAGCTCAGGCATTTTTTTCTTAGTAGGTGACGAAAAAAACTCTCAAGTGAGTGAAATTCTTCTTAAGCTTTATGAAGAACAAGCCATGCTAAATAAACGTTTCACCTTATTCTCATCCACAAGTAGCTGGGATATGCTGATTCTAGATACTTTAAGAGACAATGTCAAACAGCTAGAGCGGTATTCTTTTACATATGATTTCTCCACAAACATCCGTGAAAAAAGCTTACCTAAAGAATTTAGTGTTAGTAAAATGACATCATTAACAATGAAGAAAAGTGTAGAATTTACTGAAGAATATATAAAGGAATATTGGGGATCGTTCGCTAACTTTCACACATCTGGGTTTGGATATTGTATCCTTCATGAAAATAATAGTATAAGTGAATGTGTTTCTATTTTTCGTTCTAAGCAGTTTGCAGAAGTAGATATTGCCACACACTTAGATTTTCAAGGTATAGGGCTAGCCACTTATGTAGCAAGGTTATTTATACAGCACTGTGTTCAAGAAGAACTCATACCAAGGTGGGAATGTGATGTGTCAAATGAAAGCTCCATCTATTTAGCGCGTAAATTAGGGTTCATCAACCCTATACGCTATTCTATTTTTATTAGGAATTAAATGTGGGATTTATCTTCAAAAAAGAAGACGAGGAATCACTCCTCATCTTCTTTTCACTATTATAACATTTCACTAATTGTTTTTGCTTGCATGTGAAGAGCTAAGTAGTCTGGACCGCCGGCTTTTGAGTCTGTTCCTGACATTTTGAAACCACCAAACGGATGATAGCCTACAATTGCACCTGTACAATTACGATTGAAATATAGATTCCCTACATGGAACTCTTGCTTCGCTCGTTCGATGTGCTTGCGGTTTCTTGTAATGACAGCACCAGTTAAGCCGTATTCTGTATTATTTGCAATGTTTAATAGTTCATCAAAGCTATCTGCTTTTGCAAATGCAACAACTGGTCCGAAGATTTCCTCTTGCATTATACGCGCATCAGGAGATAGATCTGCAAAGATGGTTGGCTCAATGAAGTAACCTTTTGCTTCATCTCCATTACCACCCGTCATTAAGCGACCCTCTTCTTTTCCAATTGCAATGTATTCCATTATCTTATCAAAGGAACCTTTATCAATGACTGGCCCCATATATGTGTCATGCTTTTCTGGGTTACCTGTAATTTTCTGCTCTGTAATTTCAACAACTCGCTCTAACACTTGATCATATACATCGGAGTGTACAACCGCTCGTGAACCTGCTGAACATTTTTGTCCTGCAAAACCAAAAGCCGAAGCAAAAATTGATTGTGCAGCAAGTTCGATATCACAGTCACTGTCTACCACCACTGTATCTTTTCCACCCATCTCAGCAATCACACGTTTCAAATGCTGTTGTCCTGGTTGAACCTTAGCTGCACGTTCAAAAATTCTCGTACCAACTTCACGTGAACCAGTAAATGTGATAATACTTGTTTTCGGGTGATCTACTAAATAATCCCCAACCTCAGACCCGCTACCTGGAACAAAGTTAACTACACCTTTAGGTAAGCCTGCCTCTTCCAATACTTCAACAAATAATGCAGCGATAACTGGTGTTGCGCTAGCTGGTTTTAATACCACTGTGTTTCCGGTAACGATAGGGGCAACAGTTGTACCTGCCATAATCGCGAATAAGAAGTTCCAAGGTGGAATGACAACAGTAACACCTGTTGGCGTGTAAATGTATTTATTAATTTCACCTTCACGGCTATTAACTGGCTTTCCTTTTGCTAGCTCAATCATTTGACGAGCGTAATATTCCATAAAATCAATTGCTTCTGCAGTATCAGCGTCTGCTTCATTCCAAGGCTTTCCTGCTTCTTTCACCAATAGTGCAGAAAAATCATGTTTTTTTCGACGGACAATTGCTGCTGCACGAAATAGAATATTCGCTCTTTCTTCAGGATTCCAATATCTCCAGTCTTCAAAAGCTTCCGCAGCTGCTTGGATTGCTTGTTCTGCATGATCCTTAGTTGCCTTTGACACTTTTCCTACTACCTCTTCTTTGTTAGCAGGATTGTAAGAAACGATTTTTTCTTCCGTTGAGATTCTTTCTCCATTAATAACGAGCGGATAATCCTTCCCCATCATCTTATTTGCATTTTCTAATGCCTTTTCAAACGCAACTTTGTTTTCTTCAATTGAGAAATCCGTAAATGGCTCGTGTTTATAAGTTGTTGACATAGTATCCGACTCCCTTTTTTTTATTTTTTCGTCATACCTTTTAATACAAATGCAATATTAGCTGGACGCTCTGCAAGTCTTCTCATAAAGTAGCCATACCAGTCATCCCCATATGGTACATACACTCGCATTTTATAGCCTTCTTTCACTAATTCTCTTTGCGTTTGTGATCTCATTCCATAAAGCATTTGGAACTCAAATTGATCCTTCGAGATATTATGCTCCTTTGCAAGCTCCTTTGTGTACTCAATCATCGCATCATCATGTGTCGCGATTGCTGCATAGCTTCCACTAAGCATATGCATCTTAATAATTTTTTTATAGTTTTGATCTACATCCGATTTGTTTGGAAAAGCAACAGTAGGTGATTCCTTGTATGCTCCTTTTACTAAACGTAAAAACGGCTTGTAGCTACTCAACTCGTTAATATCTTCTTCTGTTCGGTATAAGTAAGCCTGAACAACTGTACTAATATAGTTGTAACGACTCTTAAAATCTTTGAAAATATCTAATGTCTTTTGACATCTTTGCTCATCTTCCATATCAATAGTAACCATTATTTGATGCTTTTCAGCTGTATCTAATATGTTTGTCATATGATCATAAACTAATTGATCATCAATATCTAAACCTAACGAGGTTAATTTAAGTGAAACCTGTGAATCTAGCTTTTGAGCAGCAATTGTTTCAATCGTACGAATACATTCCTCCGCTCGCTCAATAGCAACAGCCTTGTTTGTCACAAATTCACCCAAATGATCCACGGTAACTGAAAGTCCATAATCATTTAATTCCTTTATAAATTTGACAGAGCTAGGAAAATCAAGACCTCCAACAATTTTGCCAGAAGCAATATTCCCACCCCAATTTTGGGCAGCGCGGTTTAAGGCTTTATTTTTTGATAGATAGAGGAAAAAATCTCTTGTCATAACAGACACTTCATACACCCCCATTACAATGGTAAGAGTTTAAAAACCCTTCAATTTCTTCTTAAGCTAATTCTACATATGTTCATTATGTGTAACAATGTATCAACAATACAAAGATTTCACTTGTTCATTGTGTTGAAACCACAATATTATTGGAAACGCTTAACAATAGATATTTCCTAGGAAACAAAACACTCATGAGTAGGTATATACTTACACTTCCACACAATATACCTCGTTAAACCCACTGTTTTTTTGGTAAGATAGATTAGAAGAGAATAGTACCTTCTAGACGGGTCATACAAGGCTCTCGGTGAGTTTTATCCTATTTTTAAAAATGAGCGATACATTCTTTTTTACGAGTTAGATAGGTTAATTTGTTGCATAGGCTACTAATAAGGACGAATGATGAGGAGGATACGATGAAAACACTTATGTTCATTGTTATTTTAATAGGAGCTCTTGCTTTGATAGGTACAATTGTAATTGGTGGTAGGGGCGATAAGGATTATGATGAATCCACTAAAGGAAATATATCTAGACTTTCCCTCATCTATCTCCTACTTGCAATTGGAATCATTGTCGCATTTGCTGTTTATTTAAATTAACGAAATAGAACTATTTTTTGGGAAACTGATTGCTCAAGTTTCCCTTTTTTTATATCAATGAACCTTTCATATACGAACGCTTTATATTCGTTTTTCTCCACTCTCATTTTATGTTCCACCTATTACGCAAACCTATAGGAAAAGAGTCTAGAAGAAACAATGTAATCGCATTCACAAATCTTTCACATTTAATTGTAAGCACTTACACAAATGTAACCCTTTTTATTTTATAATGGACTTAATCATTGAAATAAACCTAATTTGAGTGTGACTTAGGAACTATCTCTATTAAGAAATTTATATACTTACCTGAAATAAAATTTGGAAGGAGTAAGCGCATCAATGAAAAACTTTGTATTCCTTATTGATAACGGTATTGAATTAAAAGAACAAAAAATTATTGCCTCTGGTATGATGGAAGCTGTAAATAAAATAAAAGAAGTGAAGAAACAATTACTAAATGATCAACAAGAAAACTCTAAAATTATCTTTAAAGGCGTTATTTATGAGAACGCTTACTAAACAATTATCTAAAAAGCAATGAATTCTCCATCTGAATTCATTGCTTTTTACATCCTCTCTATTTCTTGCTAGTATGATAAGCAAAGGCTAAAGGATGTGGGCGTATGAACAGTCAAGAAATTCAACATAAAATCGACGATCTCAAACTCGAATATATCAATCTTCAAGGAGATATTGAAAAACTTGAGTCAACAGGTCATTCAATTGAAAAGCTTGAAAAAAGATTAACGCAAATTGAAAATGAGCTTCAGTCTCTTCGCACAAAGCAATCATAAGGCTATTTTACCTTCTTTTTTCCGTTTACCACCGATATGACCAATAGGTTAGTTTGTAGAACGATATTTTAGAGGCTTTCTGTGAATTGCGATTTGGTTTTAGGTAGGTCTATAGGAAAATGGAAGACTATACAAAAGAACGCTCAGAAAATCTGAGCGTTTTTTTGTAGCTATTTATCTCTTAGCATTTAGATAACGAAGTTCAAATGTAGTCGTAACTAGATGCACATACCTATTTACTAACATGTATTAGAACGTTTTACCTAAGTCAGTCGCACGCGCAATTCCATTCGCTTTAATTTCTTCCGCTTTATCAGGCATCGCATTATGACCTTCGATAAATAACCCTTCAAAACTAGGTACACCAAAGAAGTTCATGATTACATTTAAGTAGCGGTGTCCCATTTCAAATTCTGCTGCAGGACCTTCTGAATAAATACCACCTCTAGCTTGAATGTGAAGAGCCTTTTTATCAGTTAATAACCCAACAGGACCCTCTGCAGTATATTTAAATGCTTTTCCAGCTACGGCAACTGAATCAATATATGCTTTCATAGCTGCTGGGAAAGAGAAGTTCCATAAAGGCGTCACAAATACGTATTTGTCACCATTTATAAATTGTTCACTTAACTCATTAAGACGACTTACTTTTGCTTTTTCTTCATTTGAAAGCTCTTCAAACCCTTTACCAGATTGTAGCTTTCCCCATCCACTAAATACATCAACATCTAATTGTGGGATATCTTCTTTATATAAGTCAATATGAACAATCTCATCACTAGGATTTGCTTCTTTATATGATTCAATAAATGCTTTCCCTGCTGCCATACTGAAAGACTGTGTATCATCATGTGGATGAGCTGTAATATAAAGTAATTTTGCCATTGTTAGACCTCTCCTTATTCGTTTTTCATTATAGTTTGAATCAAATCGTTTCGAATTAACCAAAAATTATTTTTAATTCATTTATTTTTAATTCGAGATAATTGTATAAAAAATATATCTCAACGTCAACTATTTTAGTTTCGAGATATTTTTTATTATTCTTTTTCCTTGTTATTAGCATTTTCATAATAGAATATAGATTTGCACTCTTGAGCGCCCCCTCCTAAAAAAGAAAAATGGAATGCGTGTCATCTCT encodes the following:
- a CDS encoding DUF1801 domain-containing protein, which codes for MYELKTKENDKNVIEFIEQVDSPKKREDAYRLLDIFTETTGYEAKMWGQSIIGFGRYHYKYPTGHEGDAPLVGFSPRKAKISLYFATGDSKREELLEKFGKHTSGKACVYINKMADIDIEILKQLITQSVDFLTNLYPEKS
- a CDS encoding PucR family transcriptional regulator; translation: MEELLERVLSLSDLDEIVNFISNELKKPVILEDDQFFLLAYNSYYVDHFDLANQQTIFSKKCPLPIFEVFVETGIIDQVKTMVKPFRIHQMKDIGLNQRVVVSTRYQETIMGYLWIQEINEQLTPEEMTFLDKASIHVGKMIHKKNKLKLKKAEEVENVFRKAINNEYKSEKEFKWEATQYDIVLPSIFTVMVVNAVDADLELVEELKETIRSYLNLKDNTSHALINQSNIIIIVGCYSLKYSPNEASQQIIENLLTNFDEKRYSNLYIGVGNEYQNLMSLNTSYVEALEVINIAEELETQENVPYEYDKLGVFRYLDVMIEKNKKIDYENKNIQILQAKDRESQTELVKTLEYYLVNNCKSKPTAEQMFIHPNTLNYRLKQISDLTSIDFSDFNQKCQLYLDLILNKKKK
- a CDS encoding flotillin family protein; the encoded protein is MFNFIGTIMILLPILIIAVIAGVAYFFWVRFRYRTARSNQALIITGPKLGDPEKETNIFTDQEGRSMKIIRGGGYRLRRFQTATPVNLTSFQLKLATPRVYTNGGVPIVADAVAMVKVADTLNGIANYAEQFLGKEQEEIESEIIEVLGSNLRAILSKMTVEDINSDREKFNHDVSEVAQKQLDLMGFKITSLGLTDLRDADEENGYLENLGRPRIAEVRKLAEIAEANSERETRIHRAQTDQEAKEEEYKRQIAVAESKKEKDIKDAAFKEETERARAKSEQSYELEKAKLSKEIKEEELTLQFLERERAVKLEEEESKVRKAKADADYYETTKKAEAEARKAEIDGEAKAKIRREEGSAEADVIRERGKAEAEARKLLAEAMEKHGDVIITEKLIEMLPVFAEKIAQPLNNIESVKIIDSGNSNGISSFGKSITKTMVDMQEPLKEMTGIDMSELLKSYVNRSNNTHHHISINEKKHDEESIKDVIVENEGEQN
- a CDS encoding MEDS domain-containing protein, translating into MIPSILEFTNHLNDNGGGHILYFTDEVDEYVKNAVDFIVTGVKNGEYVLFVENDPITRLVSTNLNNVLSNQELEKIQFINNFDFYCSTGNFHIMTILTYFFDTLDPYFNQNVKIRCWGHVEWPTHQHVDQALKEFEFEIDRLMPEMDIIGICAYNRDRLTKETQQELMTCHGYFMTDQDIGKLVHEDGTTKRVF
- a CDS encoding YbaN family protein — its product is MKIMKKIRSIAFFIIGLFSLGMGIAGTILPVLPGGPFYLFAAFCFAKSSKKMDTWFKNTSIYSKYVEPILLKTGMTRKEKIRINCIADLCILISIFYIDYLFIKIILLLLALYKHYYFIKKIKTIPPKNNQSKSFTKEM
- a CDS encoding GNAT family N-acetyltransferase, which produces MNSYNVKAFDLLNNSQYSPTFAYSVVEERIKGQIHYDSLGQAAIIGTSSGIFFLVGDEKNSQVSEILLKLYEEQAMLNKRFTLFSSTSSWDMLILDTLRDNVKQLERYSFTYDFSTNIREKSLPKEFSVSKMTSLTMKKSVEFTEEYIKEYWGSFANFHTSGFGYCILHENNSISECVSIFRSKQFAEVDIATHLDFQGIGLATYVARLFIQHCVQEELIPRWECDVSNESSIYLARKLGFINPIRYSIFIRN
- the pruA gene encoding L-glutamate gamma-semialdehyde dehydrogenase; the protein is MSTTYKHEPFTDFSIEENKVAFEKALENANKMMGKDYPLVINGERISTEEKIVSYNPANKEEVVGKVSKATKDHAEQAIQAAAEAFEDWRYWNPEERANILFRAAAIVRRKKHDFSALLVKEAGKPWNEADADTAEAIDFMEYYARQMIELAKGKPVNSREGEINKYIYTPTGVTVVIPPWNFLFAIMAGTTVAPIVTGNTVVLKPASATPVIAALFVEVLEEAGLPKGVVNFVPGSGSEVGDYLVDHPKTSIITFTGSREVGTRIFERAAKVQPGQQHLKRVIAEMGGKDTVVVDSDCDIELAAQSIFASAFGFAGQKCSAGSRAVVHSDVYDQVLERVVEITEQKITGNPEKHDTYMGPVIDKGSFDKIMEYIAIGKEEGRLMTGGNGDEAKGYFIEPTIFADLSPDARIMQEEIFGPVVAFAKADSFDELLNIANNTEYGLTGAVITRNRKHIERAKQEFHVGNLYFNRNCTGAIVGYHPFGGFKMSGTDSKAGGPDYLALHMQAKTISEML
- a CDS encoding proline dehydrogenase family protein → MSVMTRDFFLYLSKNKALNRAAQNWGGNIASGKIVGGLDFPSSVKFIKELNDYGLSVTVDHLGEFVTNKAVAIERAEECIRTIETIAAQKLDSQVSLKLTSLGLDIDDQLVYDHMTNILDTAEKHQIMVTIDMEDEQRCQKTLDIFKDFKSRYNYISTVVQAYLYRTEEDINELSSYKPFLRLVKGAYKESPTVAFPNKSDVDQNYKKIIKMHMLSGSYAAIATHDDAMIEYTKELAKEHNISKDQFEFQMLYGMRSQTQRELVKEGYKMRVYVPYGDDWYGYFMRRLAERPANIAFVLKGMTKK
- a CDS encoding SE1832 family protein, encoding MNSQEIQHKIDDLKLEYINLQGDIEKLESTGHSIEKLEKRLTQIENELQSLRTKQS
- a CDS encoding FMN-dependent NADH-azoreductase; this encodes MAKLLYITAHPHDDTQSFSMAAGKAFIESYKEANPSDEIVHIDLYKEDIPQLDVDVFSGWGKLQSGKGFEELSNEEKAKVSRLNELSEQFINGDKYVFVTPLWNFSFPAAMKAYIDSVAVAGKAFKYTAEGPVGLLTDKKALHIQARGGIYSEGPAAEFEMGHRYLNVIMNFFGVPSFEGLFIEGHNAMPDKAEEIKANGIARATDLGKTF